The following proteins are co-located in the uncultured Draconibacterium sp. genome:
- a CDS encoding gliding motility lipoprotein GldD has translation MKVWQIVFVIIFLVGCTETYTPKPRGFFRIDFPEKSYTSIADKYPYKFEVPDYSSIEKDYRNPNQSNWINIVVPNNKVEIHISYYDLKNQGKSSRESLIEFMEETRKLAYKHSIKADAIDEQIFMNPGHKVYGTIYKIQGNAASPMQFFLTDSTKHFLRGAFYIREVPDIDSLRPVINFIEPDIIRLIETTSWN, from the coding sequence ATGAAAGTCTGGCAAATTGTATTTGTAATTATTTTTTTAGTGGGATGTACCGAAACTTACACCCCAAAACCTCGTGGATTTTTCAGAATTGATTTTCCTGAAAAAAGCTATACAAGCATTGCCGACAAATACCCCTATAAATTTGAAGTGCCTGATTATTCTTCTATTGAAAAAGATTATCGCAATCCAAATCAAAGCAACTGGATAAACATTGTGGTGCCCAACAATAAAGTTGAAATACACATTTCGTATTACGATTTAAAAAACCAGGGAAAATCATCGAGAGAGTCACTCATTGAATTTATGGAAGAAACCCGCAAACTGGCCTATAAACATTCGATTAAAGCTGATGCAATTGATGAACAAATTTTTATGAATCCGGGTCATAAAGTGTATGGCACAATCTATAAAATTCAGGGAAATGCAGCCTCTCCAATGCAATTCTTTTTAACCGACAGCACCAAACATTTTCTTCGCGGTGCATTTTACATCCGCGAGGTACCCGACATTGATTCATTGCGACCGGTTATAAATTTTATAGAGCCGGATATTATCAGGTTGATTGAAACAACAAGTTGGAATTAA
- a CDS encoding 4'-phosphopantetheinyl transferase superfamily protein, translating into MPFFDNITTPNGIIPIWKLSDTLDELNTFCTLNTSDKIKYDQLHSERRKKEFLASRILIQQLIPTKELLYNQAGKPYIRNSPKHISISHSANFAAVIVSDRRVGIDIEQATRNIDKVATRFLHPDEQNFIAQQKNQQFAKILFWAAKEAIFKCSEFQGIQFNEQIFIDSFSIEKSNKFSGSLFTSLKKVNYNLYYYSIENNVMVYCVEQ; encoded by the coding sequence ATGCCATTTTTCGACAACATAACTACGCCAAACGGAATCATTCCAATCTGGAAATTAAGTGATACGTTGGACGAACTCAACACCTTTTGTACATTAAATACTTCAGATAAAATAAAGTACGACCAACTTCATTCCGAACGTCGGAAAAAAGAGTTTCTGGCCTCCCGAATTCTGATTCAACAACTCATCCCAACAAAAGAACTTTTATACAATCAAGCCGGGAAACCATACATTCGCAACTCTCCAAAACACATTAGCATTTCCCATTCAGCAAATTTTGCTGCGGTAATTGTTTCCGACCGTCGTGTTGGCATCGACATTGAGCAAGCCACCCGAAATATCGACAAAGTTGCTACCCGTTTTTTACATCCCGACGAGCAGAATTTTATCGCTCAACAAAAAAATCAACAGTTCGCTAAAATTCTTTTTTGGGCTGCCAAAGAGGCCATTTTTAAGTGTTCCGAATTTCAGGGCATTCAATTTAACGAACAGATTTTTATCGATTCTTTTTCGATAGAAAAATCAAATAAATTCAGCGGCTCATTGTTTACCTCGTTAAAAAAGGTGAATTACAATCTATACTATTATTCAATTGAAAACAATGTGATGGTGTATTGCGTTGAACAATAA
- the zwf gene encoding glucose-6-phosphate dehydrogenase, with translation MKKAENQILIIFGASGDLTKRKLIPALFELFKQNLLPDKFAVLGASRSELSDEDFRLRADEFLPKDDKLEEFKKKLFYQAVQNNSAEDFKPLKNRLNELSKSLEIEKNYIFYLSTPPSLYGVIPKYLSENGLSKSNKYFRRLIVEKPFGTNLESAKELNIQLLNYFSEDQIYRIDHYLGKETVQNMLVTRFSNGIFEPLWNRRYIDRVEITSAESLGVEGRGGYYDHSGAMRDMLQNHLLQVVGFVAMEAPVVVEANAIRNEILKVFQSFRPIHENEVSRYVIRGQYTESNIGGKQVVGYRNEPGVDKFSRTETFIALKFFIDNWRWAGVPFYIRTGKKLPTRVTEIVIHFKHVPHNLFGAPSFGQSNNQLIIRIQPDEGILLKFDMKTPGAGFKAQTVNMDFHYSDLADTNVPAAYERLLLDCMQGDATLYARGDAVEAAWNFVQPIINAWETNPEIPIYGYPAGTWGPEDSDKLISHGQWRYPCKNLTNDGLYCEL, from the coding sequence ATGAAAAAAGCAGAAAATCAAATACTGATCATTTTTGGTGCATCAGGAGATTTAACCAAACGCAAACTAATACCCGCCCTTTTTGAATTATTCAAACAAAATTTATTACCCGATAAATTTGCCGTTTTAGGTGCCTCCAGATCCGAACTATCCGACGAAGATTTTAGGTTACGTGCCGATGAATTTTTACCAAAAGACGATAAGCTGGAAGAATTTAAAAAGAAACTTTTTTACCAGGCGGTTCAGAACAATTCGGCTGAAGATTTTAAGCCGCTTAAAAACCGATTGAACGAGCTTTCTAAGTCGCTGGAAATTGAAAAAAATTACATCTTTTATCTTTCAACACCACCTTCGTTGTATGGTGTAATTCCAAAATATTTGTCGGAAAACGGATTAAGCAAATCCAATAAATATTTCAGAAGATTAATTGTTGAAAAACCATTTGGGACCAACCTTGAATCGGCAAAGGAATTAAATATCCAGTTATTAAATTATTTTTCGGAAGATCAGATTTACCGTATAGACCATTATCTGGGAAAAGAAACGGTACAAAACATGCTGGTTACGCGCTTTTCGAACGGAATATTTGAGCCGCTTTGGAATCGCCGTTACATCGACCGCGTAGAAATAACATCGGCTGAAAGCCTGGGAGTTGAGGGACGCGGTGGCTATTACGATCATTCTGGTGCAATGCGCGATATGCTGCAAAATCACTTGCTTCAGGTTGTAGGATTTGTAGCGATGGAAGCTCCTGTAGTTGTTGAAGCCAATGCAATACGAAATGAAATTTTAAAGGTTTTTCAATCGTTTCGCCCCATACATGAAAACGAGGTGTCGCGATATGTAATTCGCGGACAATACACCGAATCGAACATTGGGGGAAAACAAGTTGTTGGCTACCGAAACGAACCGGGCGTTGATAAATTTTCGCGTACTGAAACATTTATTGCACTAAAATTCTTCATCGATAACTGGCGTTGGGCAGGAGTGCCGTTTTACATTCGAACCGGTAAAAAACTGCCAACTCGTGTAACTGAAATTGTAATTCACTTTAAACACGTTCCGCATAATTTATTTGGTGCGCCATCGTTTGGTCAGTCCAACAATCAACTCATTATCCGAATTCAACCCGACGAAGGTATTTTATTAAAGTTCGATATGAAAACACCGGGTGCCGGTTTTAAAGCTCAAACCGTGAATATGGATTTTCATTATTCCGATTTGGCAGACACAAATGTTCCGGCAGCATACGAACGACTTTTACTGGATTGTATGCAGGGCGATGCTACACTATATGCCAGAGGCGACGCTGTTGAAGCAGCATGGAATTTTGTTCAGCCAATCATAAACGCATGGGAAACAAATCCGGAGATTCCGATTTATGGCTACCCTGCCGGAACCTGGGGACCAGAGGACTCTGACAAGCTTATATCGCATGGACAATGGAGGTATCCTTGCAAAAATTTAACGAACGATGGTTTGTACTGCGAATTATAA
- the pgl gene encoding 6-phosphogluconolactonase, translating to METFTEVRIFSKPKKVYNAIAKELIKLTQNSTQEIFDIALSGGNSPKGLFKKLSQKYADQIPWNRIHFWWGDERCVSPDDEQSNYKMTVDYLLSNISIPPENIHRIKGEADPEQEAIRYSEEMEKSLNSRGKDPVFDIIILGLGDDGHTASIFPDQLELFEDEANCAVAQHPITGQKRITITGNVLNNANQIFFLVTGANKALRISEIMDDSEAAKLLPAYYISPENGELIWFLDEAAASLIS from the coding sequence ATGGAAACATTTACTGAAGTACGGATTTTTTCGAAGCCCAAAAAAGTGTACAATGCAATTGCTAAAGAGCTAATAAAGCTCACTCAGAATTCAACGCAAGAAATTTTTGACATTGCTCTCTCGGGAGGGAACTCACCCAAAGGTTTGTTTAAAAAACTGAGCCAGAAATATGCCGACCAAATTCCATGGAACCGAATCCATTTCTGGTGGGGGGACGAACGTTGTGTTTCTCCGGATGACGAACAAAGTAACTACAAAATGACAGTAGATTATTTGTTGTCGAACATTTCCATACCTCCTGAGAACATTCACAGAATTAAAGGTGAAGCTGATCCCGAACAAGAAGCAATTCGATATTCGGAAGAAATGGAAAAGTCTTTGAATTCGCGTGGGAAAGACCCGGTTTTTGACATCATCATTCTTGGTTTGGGAGATGACGGACACACCGCTTCCATTTTTCCTGACCAATTGGAACTTTTTGAAGATGAGGCGAATTGCGCTGTGGCTCAACATCCAATAACCGGACAAAAACGAATTACAATTACAGGCAATGTGTTAAATAACGCCAATCAGATATTTTTTCTTGTAACCGGAGCAAACAAAGCATTGCGCATTTCAGAAATTATGGATGACAGCGAAGCTGCAAAACTTTTACCAGCCTACTATATCTCGCCCGAAAATGGTGAGTTAATCTGGTTTTTAGACGAAGCTGCGGCATCGTTAATATCATAA
- a CDS encoding alpha/beta hydrolase has protein sequence MKRIKRFLGIVILLAILAYVLGPKPPKPELNKDLPSLSASIGNVENFIQKKEASFSIKPDNESRIFWAKDSVKERTNYCVLYLHGFSASWYEGYPAHVNFAKKFGCNLYIPRLHDHGLITEDALIDMTPDKLWESAKEALMVARTLGKKVVIMSTSTGGTLALKLAADFPEYVDGLIMYSPNIRINNSTAFVLSKPWGLQIGRKVMGSKYRITDEDFESKGCQYWNCKYRMEAVVYLQQLVEATMKKDTYKNVTAPVFLGYYYKDETNQDQTVRVDAMLKMFDELGTVQAEKVKQAFPEAGDHVIACELTSGCVVEVIAATEKFGENILGLEPSR, from the coding sequence ATGAAACGAATCAAACGATTTTTGGGAATAGTGATTTTGCTTGCAATTCTGGCGTATGTTTTGGGGCCCAAACCACCAAAACCTGAATTAAATAAAGACCTTCCTTCCTTGTCGGCAAGTATTGGGAACGTTGAAAATTTTATTCAAAAAAAGGAAGCTTCATTTTCAATTAAACCCGACAATGAATCGCGGATTTTTTGGGCAAAAGACTCGGTTAAGGAGCGGACCAATTATTGTGTTTTATACTTGCATGGTTTTTCTGCCTCGTGGTACGAAGGGTATCCGGCGCATGTTAATTTTGCAAAGAAATTTGGGTGTAATCTATATATTCCACGTTTGCACGATCATGGTTTAATTACTGAAGATGCTCTTATTGATATGACTCCGGATAAGTTGTGGGAGTCGGCAAAAGAAGCACTGATGGTAGCTCGTACACTTGGGAAAAAGGTCGTTATAATGAGTACCTCAACAGGAGGGACACTGGCATTGAAGTTGGCTGCCGATTTTCCGGAATATGTTGACGGTTTAATTATGTATTCGCCAAATATTCGCATCAATAACAGTACAGCGTTTGTTTTGTCGAAACCATGGGGGCTGCAAATCGGACGAAAAGTTATGGGGAGCAAATACCGGATTACCGATGAAGATTTTGAATCGAAAGGATGCCAGTACTGGAATTGTAAATACCGCATGGAGGCTGTTGTTTATTTGCAGCAACTGGTAGAGGCAACGATGAAAAAGGATACATATAAAAATGTTACTGCACCGGTTTTTCTTGGCTATTATTACAAGGACGAAACCAATCAGGACCAAACGGTACGTGTTGATGCCATGTTGAAAATGTTTGATGAATTAGGAACAGTTCAGGCAGAAAAAGTAAAACAGGCATTTCCGGAGGCTGGTGATCATGTAATAGCCTGCGAATTAACATCGGGTTGTGTTGTCGAAGTTATTGCTGCAACAGAAAAATTTGGAGAAAATATTTTAGGATTAGAGCCTTCTCGTTAA
- the dinB gene encoding DNA polymerase IV encodes MAELNRKIIHIDMDAFFASVEQLDNPELRGKPVAVGGSSERGVVAAASYEARKFGVRSAMSSKVAKRKCPDLIFVKHRFERYKEISNQIRELFLEYTDLVEPLSLDEAYLDVTYVKKGKPSATLIAREIKQRIFDRTGLTASAGVSYNKFLAKVASDVNKPNGIFVVTPDRAQAFIDNLEVRKFFGIGKVTAEKLNKMGIWYGRDLKQIDRLELVRLFGKAGSYYYGICRGEDDRVVQPSRERKSVGAENTFSNDLFRMADLEKELMQIAGKVWERSQRSNVKAKTLTLKFKYADFEQHTRSKTLSGFFNSKALFIAESKKLMKLEGGFDKGIRLLGLTLSNFIHELDEQQPVQLTIEF; translated from the coding sequence GTGGCAGAGTTAAATAGAAAAATAATTCATATTGATATGGATGCATTCTTTGCTTCAGTAGAGCAGCTTGATAATCCTGAATTGAGAGGGAAACCGGTTGCTGTTGGAGGATCGAGTGAAAGAGGGGTAGTGGCTGCAGCTAGTTACGAAGCACGCAAATTCGGAGTGCGATCTGCTATGTCATCGAAAGTTGCAAAACGGAAATGCCCCGACCTTATTTTTGTCAAACACCGTTTCGAACGTTACAAGGAAATATCGAATCAAATACGCGAATTATTTTTAGAATATACCGACTTGGTTGAGCCTCTTTCGTTGGATGAGGCTTATTTGGATGTTACCTATGTAAAAAAAGGAAAGCCATCGGCCACATTAATTGCCAGGGAAATTAAACAGCGAATTTTTGATCGAACAGGGCTTACTGCTTCCGCCGGTGTTTCGTACAACAAATTTCTGGCAAAAGTTGCGTCTGATGTCAACAAACCCAACGGAATTTTTGTGGTTACTCCTGATCGGGCCCAAGCGTTTATTGATAATCTGGAGGTGAGGAAGTTTTTTGGAATTGGTAAGGTTACTGCCGAAAAACTAAATAAAATGGGGATTTGGTATGGGCGCGATTTGAAACAGATCGACCGTTTGGAACTAGTACGTTTGTTTGGTAAAGCAGGTAGTTATTATTATGGAATATGCCGCGGAGAAGACGATCGTGTTGTACAACCGTCGCGCGAAAGAAAATCGGTGGGAGCCGAGAACACCTTTTCAAACGACCTTTTTCGCATGGCGGATTTGGAGAAGGAGCTTATGCAAATAGCCGGAAAAGTGTGGGAGCGGTCTCAGCGTTCGAATGTGAAAGCCAAGACACTTACATTGAAATTTAAATATGCTGATTTTGAACAACACACCCGAAGCAAAACGCTTTCCGGTTTTTTCAATTCAAAGGCATTGTTTATTGCTGAGAGTAAAAAGCTGATGAAATTGGAAGGTGGTTTCGACAAAGGAATTCGTTTGTTGGGATTGACCTTATCTAATTTTATTCACGAGTTAGATGAGCAGCAACCGGTTCAACTGACCATCGAATTCTAA
- a CDS encoding OmpA family protein yields the protein MKRVLLFLLGVLPMLLSAQNDCVYFEKMVKLKVEKTDLNTSQSDYGPAFVGDELWFSAFTDEEITKLGEGKDKEIYYNLFSVKTDAAGNVTGSKVVKLADESKGYHAGPVSYCKATGELFVTLSNFDNPDVRNKVYQKADIRLKIIIAKLQNGVWTKTGELPFNNPTYSVGHPTVTSTGDTLYFVSDISGKGLGGTDIYRTIRTNGVWGEMVNMGEDINTEGNEMFPFIYKDKMLIYSTNGKGNGDDLDIYHVGLFGENRTTVTEIEELNSDADDFGFVINKNEEIGYYTSNKSGGVGNDDIYKVVLEKQGKYELELVVMDKKTKQPVQGARISAGNVLKVLAGLIFKQELEKDKTYTFATDMDGYMNDSKTISTVGKPFGVIRDTLWIEKVVVGQKFVMENIYYDFDKWDILPESEVELDKLVKVMNDNPDWKVELGSHTDCRGSDAYNKVLSQKRSDSAVAYIVSKGIAQERIIAKGYGETELVNKCDDGVACSEAEHRQNRRTEFKILEMDGE from the coding sequence ATGAAAAGAGTATTACTTTTTTTATTGGGAGTACTTCCTATGTTATTGAGCGCTCAGAATGATTGTGTTTACTTTGAGAAGATGGTAAAATTAAAAGTTGAAAAAACTGATTTAAATACCTCTCAAAGTGACTATGGACCTGCATTTGTCGGTGATGAACTATGGTTTTCAGCATTCACCGATGAGGAAATTACAAAACTTGGTGAAGGGAAGGATAAGGAAATTTATTACAATTTATTTTCTGTGAAAACCGATGCAGCTGGAAATGTAACAGGTAGTAAAGTGGTTAAATTGGCCGATGAAAGTAAAGGGTATCATGCCGGGCCTGTCTCTTACTGTAAAGCAACAGGAGAACTGTTTGTTACCTTAAGCAATTTTGATAATCCTGATGTCCGGAATAAAGTTTATCAGAAAGCAGATATCCGTTTAAAAATAATTATTGCCAAACTTCAGAATGGTGTTTGGACGAAAACCGGAGAGTTGCCATTTAACAATCCAACTTATTCAGTGGGTCATCCAACTGTAACATCAACTGGTGACACTTTGTATTTTGTATCTGACATTTCGGGTAAAGGACTTGGGGGTACCGATATTTACCGAACCATTCGTACAAATGGTGTATGGGGAGAAATGGTTAACATGGGAGAAGATATCAATACCGAAGGAAATGAAATGTTTCCCTTTATTTATAAAGATAAAATGTTGATTTATTCTACCAACGGTAAAGGTAATGGTGATGATTTGGATATTTATCATGTTGGACTTTTTGGAGAGAACAGAACAACAGTTACTGAAATTGAAGAGCTAAATTCGGATGCTGATGATTTTGGTTTTGTAATCAACAAAAACGAAGAAATTGGTTACTACACATCAAATAAATCGGGTGGTGTGGGCAACGATGATATTTATAAAGTTGTTCTCGAAAAACAAGGTAAATACGAACTGGAGTTGGTTGTTATGGATAAAAAAACGAAACAACCCGTACAAGGAGCCAGAATATCAGCCGGAAATGTATTAAAGGTGTTGGCCGGATTGATCTTCAAACAAGAACTTGAAAAAGACAAAACGTATACTTTCGCAACTGACATGGACGGATATATGAACGATTCAAAAACCATTTCAACAGTTGGTAAACCTTTTGGTGTAATTCGCGATACTTTATGGATTGAGAAGGTGGTTGTTGGTCAAAAATTTGTGATGGAGAACATTTATTACGACTTTGACAAATGGGATATTTTGCCGGAATCAGAAGTAGAACTTGATAAGCTGGTGAAAGTGATGAATGACAATCCGGACTGGAAAGTTGAGTTAGGTTCTCATACTGACTGCCGTGGAAGCGATGCTTACAATAAAGTTTTGAGCCAGAAAAGATCTGATTCGGCAGTTGCTTATATTGTAAGTAAGGGAATTGCACAAGAACGGATTATTGCCAAAGGTTACGGCGAAACTGAATTGGTAAATAAATGCGACGATGGTGTTGCTTGTTCGGAAGCTGAACACAGACAGAACCGTCGTACGGAATTCAAGATTTTAGAAATGGATGGTGAATAA
- the rlmD gene encoding 23S rRNA (uracil(1939)-C(5))-methyltransferase RlmD, whose product MARNRKKPFYENVTIEDIGAEGKAVAKVGEMVVFTKMAIPGDVVDLQVTKKRKRYQEAFIKGYKEYSKDRIDAFCEHFGVCGGCKWQMLPYEKQLYYKQKQVGDQLKRIGKIELPEMMPILGSAENTFYRNKLEFTFSNKRWLTYDEVAKGQEIVKPDALGFHVPGLFDKVIRINKCWLQPEPSNKIRNFIYEYATNNKLRFFDIKEQKGFLRTLIIRTSSTGETMLIVTFYHEDAEKRIALLGAVKNEFPEITSLLYVINPKGNDTITDQKIELFSGREYILEEMEGLQFKIGPKSFYQTNSDQAYNLYKVARDFAQLTGEETVYDLYTGTGTIANFVAKSAKKVVGIEYVPEAIEDAKVNSDLNGINNTSFFAGDMKDVLDDRFVKKHGSPEVIITDPPRAGMHADVIQTILKIAPDRIVYVSCNPATQARDIAIMDEFYQIEKIRPVDMFPHTHHVENVVLLTKKA is encoded by the coding sequence GTGGCAAGAAATAGAAAAAAACCGTTTTACGAAAACGTAACTATCGAAGATATTGGAGCAGAAGGCAAAGCTGTTGCCAAAGTAGGAGAAATGGTTGTATTTACGAAGATGGCTATTCCCGGAGATGTGGTTGATTTGCAGGTGACAAAAAAGAGAAAAAGATACCAGGAAGCCTTTATAAAAGGTTATAAGGAATATAGTAAAGATAGAATTGATGCTTTTTGTGAACATTTTGGAGTCTGTGGCGGATGTAAGTGGCAAATGCTGCCTTACGAAAAACAGTTGTACTACAAACAAAAGCAGGTAGGCGACCAACTTAAACGCATAGGAAAAATAGAATTACCTGAAATGATGCCGATTTTAGGTTCTGCCGAAAATACCTTCTACCGAAACAAACTGGAGTTTACGTTTTCGAATAAAAGATGGTTGACTTATGATGAAGTGGCTAAAGGGCAGGAAATAGTAAAACCTGATGCATTGGGATTTCATGTGCCTGGATTATTTGACAAGGTTATAAGAATTAATAAATGCTGGTTACAGCCTGAGCCTTCAAATAAAATCAGAAATTTTATTTATGAGTATGCAACTAATAACAAACTTCGGTTTTTTGACATCAAGGAGCAAAAAGGTTTTCTGCGAACGTTAATCATACGGACCAGTTCAACAGGTGAAACAATGTTGATTGTAACCTTTTATCATGAAGATGCGGAAAAACGAATTGCCTTACTTGGGGCGGTGAAAAATGAGTTCCCCGAAATTACTTCTTTATTATATGTAATTAATCCAAAAGGAAATGATACGATAACCGATCAGAAAATTGAACTATTTAGTGGTCGTGAGTATATCTTGGAAGAAATGGAAGGATTACAATTTAAAATCGGACCTAAAAGTTTTTATCAGACCAATTCTGACCAGGCATATAACTTATATAAAGTTGCACGAGATTTTGCTCAGCTAACCGGGGAAGAAACAGTATATGATTTGTATACCGGAACTGGCACTATAGCAAACTTTGTGGCAAAAAGTGCAAAAAAAGTAGTAGGCATTGAATATGTGCCGGAAGCAATTGAAGATGCAAAAGTAAACTCAGATTTGAATGGCATTAATAATACTTCCTTTTTTGCCGGCGATATGAAAGATGTTTTGGATGACCGTTTTGTTAAAAAACATGGCAGTCCTGAGGTTATTATAACCGACCCGCCCCGGGCAGGAATGCATGCCGATGTAATTCAAACCATTTTAAAGATAGCACCTGACAGAATTGTTTACGTAAGTTGTAATCCTGCTACTCAGGCGAGGGATATTGCAATTATGGACGAATTTTACCAAATTGAGAAAATCAGACCAGTTGACATGTTTCCACACACACATCACGTGGAAAATGTGGTATTGCTAACAAAAAAGGCTTGA
- a CDS encoding ATP-binding cassette domain-containing protein, translating into MISLDKINLSFGGFELFKDISFLINPKDRIGLIGKNGAGKTTLLKVVTGKENPTSGNVSIPKDVSVGYLPQQMKLTDTRTLKEETTLAFEELLELDKKIAKLNTAIAESDDYHSDEYLKKLDLVNELHERYQLLGGDNYEAELEQTLLGLGFERSDFNRMTSEFSGGWRMRVELAKLLLKKPDVFLLDEPTNHLDIESIQWLEDFLKTYGGAVVLVSHDRTFLDAVCNRTIEISLGKAIDQKMNYSKFVVWKEEQKEVNLAAYRNQQKMIEDTEQFIQRFRYKASKAVQVQSRIKQLEKLERLEIEEEDNAALKLNFPPAPRSGRVIVEAKNISKSYGDLLVLEDIDLTIENGEKVAFIGRNGEGKTTLARIIMNELEHKGNMQLGHNVKVGYFAQNQAQLLNDELTIFETIDEIAVGDIRTKIRDILAAFLFRGEDIDKKVKVLSGGEKSRLAMIKLMLEPVNFLILDEPTNHLDMRSKEILKNALANFTGTVLVVSHDRDFLDGLVNCIYEFRNRKAKQHLGGIFDFLYRKKIDSLKEIEAKNNAARAEKQESKVKSNNELTFEERKEISKTIARLEKKVLQTEERIADLEAEIEEMDKLLSSAEQLDDHSIFENYEKRKIELEEVMQDWETEHEELESWKIKKTW; encoded by the coding sequence ATGATTTCATTAGATAAAATAAATTTAAGCTTCGGAGGCTTTGAACTTTTTAAAGACATTAGCTTTTTAATTAATCCAAAGGACAGAATTGGTCTAATTGGGAAAAATGGTGCCGGCAAAACAACTTTATTGAAAGTAGTTACCGGAAAAGAAAATCCGACATCGGGCAATGTAAGTATCCCGAAAGATGTTTCTGTAGGCTACCTGCCGCAACAAATGAAACTTACTGATACAAGAACGCTCAAGGAAGAGACCACACTTGCGTTTGAGGAGCTTCTTGAACTGGATAAAAAAATAGCAAAACTTAATACCGCAATTGCAGAAAGTGACGATTACCATTCGGATGAATACTTAAAGAAACTGGATTTGGTAAACGAACTTCACGAACGCTATCAGCTATTGGGAGGCGACAACTACGAAGCAGAACTGGAACAAACTCTTCTTGGCCTTGGTTTCGAACGCAGCGACTTTAATCGAATGACTTCGGAATTTAGCGGAGGATGGAGAATGCGTGTTGAACTAGCCAAACTACTCTTAAAAAAACCGGATGTATTTCTTTTGGATGAGCCAACCAACCACCTAGATATAGAATCAATTCAATGGCTAGAAGATTTTTTGAAAACATATGGTGGTGCTGTTGTGTTGGTTTCGCACGACAGAACATTTTTAGATGCTGTTTGCAACAGAACAATCGAAATTTCGCTCGGAAAAGCAATTGATCAGAAAATGAACTATTCGAAGTTTGTTGTCTGGAAAGAAGAACAAAAGGAAGTAAACCTCGCTGCGTATCGAAATCAACAAAAAATGATTGAGGATACTGAGCAATTTATCCAACGTTTTAGATACAAAGCCAGCAAAGCAGTACAAGTTCAGTCAAGAATAAAACAACTTGAAAAATTAGAGCGGCTGGAAATAGAAGAAGAGGATAATGCAGCATTAAAACTGAATTTCCCTCCTGCCCCGCGCTCAGGAAGAGTAATCGTTGAAGCAAAAAATATTAGCAAATCGTACGGCGATCTTTTGGTTTTGGAAGACATTGACCTTACGATTGAAAATGGAGAAAAGGTTGCTTTTATCGGACGAAACGGAGAAGGAAAAACAACCCTGGCACGCATTATAATGAACGAGCTGGAACACAAAGGAAATATGCAGCTTGGTCACAATGTTAAAGTAGGTTATTTTGCACAAAACCAGGCACAACTGTTAAACGACGAACTCACCATATTTGAAACAATTGACGAAATAGCGGTGGGCGACATTAGAACTAAAATTCGCGATATTCTGGCGGCCTTTCTTTTTAGAGGCGAAGACATTGACAAAAAAGTGAAGGTGCTAAGCGGTGGGGAGAAATCGAGACTAGCTATGATTAAGCTAATGCTTGAGCCGGTTAACTTCCTTATTTTAGATGAGCCAACAAACCACCTGGACATGCGATCGAAAGAGATACTTAAAAATGCGTTGGCCAATTTTACAGGTACCGTGCTTGTTGTTTCACACGACCGCGATTTTCTTGATGGTTTGGTAAATTGCATTTACGAATTCAGAAATAGAAAAGCAAAACAACATCTGGGAGGCATTTTCGATTTTTTATACCGAAAAAAAATAGATTCGTTAAAAGAAATTGAAGCAAAAAACAATGCAGCCAGAGCGGAAAAACAGGAATCGAAGGTAAAGTCGAATAATGAGCTTACCTTTGAAGAGCGTAAAGAAATTAGTAAAACCATTGCTCGCCTGGAAAAAAAGGTTTTACAAACTGAAGAAAGAATTGCAGACCTGGAAGCAGAAATAGAAGAAATGGACAAATTACTATCGTCGGCTGAACAATTAGACGACCACTCTATTTTTGAAAATTACGAAAAAAGAAAAATTGAGCTGGAAGAAGTGATGCAAGACTGGGAAACAGAACATGAAGAATTGGAAAGCTGGAAAATAAAAAAAACCTGGTAG